The proteins below are encoded in one region of Sphingobacterium sp. R2:
- a CDS encoding Gfo/Idh/MocA family protein yields the protein MKRKLRMGMVGGGNDAFIGAVHRIAAFMDGKIELVCGAFSIDPQISKQSGEDLFVAPERVYLSYEEMIEKESLLPEGERMDFVTIVTPNFLHFAPAKLALEKGFDVVVEKPMTVSVEEAKELQETVERTGRTLCLTHTYSGYPMVKQAKAMVKEGHFGNIRKIVVEYPQGWLSRLTEREGNAGAAWRADPKRSGKSLVMGDIGTHAAHLAEYVSGLKIEELCADLTTFVEGRLLDDDGSVLLRFENGAKGVLMASQISAGEENAVRIRIYGEKGGLEWANEDPNNLIIKMLDQPRQLYRTGNAYGAPYTLSSFATHNTRVPAGHPEGLLESFANIYRNFAATVTAKREGKNPTPEQQDFPTVYDGVRGMAFIDTVVKNNEGTEKWTKFVL from the coding sequence ATGAAGAGAAAACTTCGCATGGGTATGGTTGGAGGCGGTAATGATGCCTTTATTGGAGCTGTACACCGTATTGCCGCTTTTATGGATGGCAAGATTGAGTTAGTTTGTGGTGCTTTTAGTATTGATCCACAAATTTCAAAACAATCTGGAGAAGACCTATTTGTAGCACCTGAGCGTGTCTATTTAAGCTATGAGGAGATGATCGAGAAAGAATCTTTGCTTCCCGAAGGAGAGCGCATGGATTTCGTAACGATCGTAACACCGAACTTTCTGCATTTCGCTCCCGCTAAATTAGCGCTAGAAAAAGGCTTCGATGTCGTGGTTGAGAAACCGATGACTGTATCTGTTGAAGAGGCAAAAGAATTACAAGAAACTGTAGAGCGTACAGGCCGCACACTATGCCTTACACATACTTATTCTGGCTATCCGATGGTTAAACAAGCAAAAGCGATGGTCAAAGAAGGTCACTTCGGAAATATCAGAAAAATTGTTGTTGAATACCCTCAAGGTTGGTTAAGCCGCTTAACAGAACGCGAAGGTAATGCTGGTGCTGCTTGGCGCGCAGATCCAAAACGTTCTGGTAAATCGTTGGTTATGGGCGATATCGGCACACATGCTGCACATTTAGCAGAATATGTATCCGGTTTGAAAATCGAAGAATTATGTGCGGACCTCACAACATTTGTTGAAGGCCGTCTATTAGATGACGATGGTTCGGTACTTTTACGTTTTGAAAATGGAGCAAAAGGTGTATTGATGGCCTCCCAAATTTCAGCTGGAGAAGAAAATGCCGTTCGCATCCGCATCTATGGTGAAAAAGGTGGATTGGAATGGGCTAATGAAGATCCTAACAATTTGATCATTAAAATGCTTGATCAACCGCGTCAGCTTTATCGTACAGGAAATGCATATGGTGCTCCCTATACATTAAGTTCGTTTGCAACACACAACACCCGTGTCCCGGCTGGTCACCCGGAAGGTTTATTGGAATCATTTGCAAATATCTATCGTAATTTTGCTGCGACTGTGACTGCAAAACGTGAAGGAAAAAACCCTACTCCTGAACAACAAGATTTTCCAACAGTATATGATGGCGTAAGAGGTATGGCTTTTATCGATACTGTCGTAAAAAATAACGAAGGAACAGAAAAATGGACTAAATTTGTTCTGTGA
- the ppk1 gene encoding polyphosphate kinase 1 — MMMKDLYINRDISWLSFNDRVLDQAGRQEVPLLEKLQFLAIFSSNLDEFYRVRMPVLMAGKKIIKQNPQELIPNIDIATYKKASKFIHKQQEKFGLLLTDIIQELAKESIFFIYNQAIPEEIKGLTAHYFFNTIASYLQIIPIDDTSFFPDNNQLYFVVEDENTGAVTFLNIPSNYIGRFFTCETNNGKYVVLIDDIIKAFLPMAIRNLSLSFYSFKITRDAELNLQDEFEGDIAQKIESEVNKRDLGYATRFLYQPNLPERLIERLAALFDLRKSSIVEGGNYHNLKDLFSFPIKIENLLYPKQLQINTDNNFEESIFDQIDREDMLICTPYESFDPILRFFNEAAIDPTVDEIYTTLYRIAGDSRIAQALATAAKNGKQVNVFVELKARFDEANNIHWSRLMKENGVKITYSIPNLKVHAKIALVKRQAGRQSALLGTGNLNEKTAKVYTDYFLITSHKLLTYELNLLFEFLPARRKPHNPNELSFDHLLVAQFNLKLTFLELIDQAIHAAQAGAPATIKIKLNNLEEESLINKLYEASRAGVKLELLIRGICRLKPQVPGLSENITVKRIVGRYLEHGRIFIFQYPTQTLVYLGSSDWMNRNIYRRIETCFPLLDPALARQIQEMFDIQFSDDTEATSLNDKGQNQAIETQHKNVSQQQIPDYLKAKMEQCTYSIR; from the coding sequence ATGATGATGAAAGATCTTTATATAAACAGAGACATTAGCTGGTTGTCGTTTAATGATAGGGTTCTTGACCAAGCTGGTCGTCAAGAGGTCCCTCTATTGGAAAAACTGCAATTTCTAGCTATTTTTTCATCCAATCTGGATGAATTTTATCGCGTTAGAATGCCTGTACTGATGGCTGGAAAAAAAATAATAAAACAAAATCCGCAAGAGCTCATCCCTAACATAGACATCGCTACATATAAAAAAGCGTCAAAATTCATACACAAACAACAGGAAAAATTCGGGCTCTTACTCACTGATATTATTCAAGAATTAGCGAAAGAAAGTATATTTTTTATTTACAACCAAGCTATTCCCGAAGAAATAAAGGGCCTAACTGCACACTATTTTTTCAATACAATTGCTTCCTATCTGCAAATTATCCCGATCGATGATACGTCATTTTTTCCAGACAATAATCAGCTATACTTCGTCGTTGAGGATGAAAATACAGGAGCAGTAACATTTCTAAATATCCCATCAAACTATATTGGTCGATTTTTTACCTGCGAGACCAACAACGGCAAATATGTTGTCCTAATAGATGATATAATCAAAGCATTTCTGCCCATGGCTATACGAAATTTATCATTAAGTTTCTATTCCTTTAAAATCACAAGAGATGCCGAGTTAAATCTTCAAGACGAATTTGAAGGCGATATTGCACAGAAAATCGAATCGGAGGTCAACAAACGTGATCTTGGCTATGCGACGCGCTTTCTCTATCAACCTAATCTACCAGAGCGGCTAATTGAAAGACTTGCAGCCTTATTCGACCTACGGAAAAGTAGCATTGTTGAAGGCGGAAACTACCACAACTTGAAGGACCTCTTCTCATTCCCAATTAAAATAGAGAACCTTTTGTATCCGAAACAACTACAAATCAATACCGATAACAATTTCGAAGAATCTATCTTTGATCAAATAGACCGGGAAGATATGTTGATCTGTACTCCCTATGAATCGTTCGACCCCATACTGCGTTTTTTTAACGAGGCTGCGATAGATCCAACCGTAGACGAGATTTATACGACTTTATACCGTATAGCAGGCGATTCGCGTATTGCACAAGCATTAGCTACCGCAGCGAAAAATGGAAAACAGGTCAATGTATTTGTAGAATTGAAAGCGCGCTTTGATGAAGCTAATAATATACATTGGTCTCGACTGATGAAAGAAAACGGCGTAAAAATCACCTACAGTATCCCAAACTTAAAAGTTCACGCCAAAATAGCACTGGTCAAACGTCAGGCAGGCCGACAAAGTGCTTTACTGGGTACGGGAAATCTAAATGAAAAAACAGCTAAGGTTTATACAGACTATTTCCTTATCACTTCTCATAAGCTGCTGACCTACGAATTAAATTTGCTATTTGAGTTTCTTCCGGCACGAAGGAAACCCCACAACCCAAATGAACTATCATTTGACCATCTACTAGTAGCACAGTTCAACCTCAAGCTTACGTTTTTAGAGCTGATTGACCAAGCCATCCATGCAGCTCAAGCTGGAGCTCCAGCAACAATAAAAATTAAATTAAACAATCTGGAAGAAGAATCGTTAATCAACAAATTATATGAAGCGAGCAGGGCAGGGGTAAAGCTAGAGTTGTTGATCAGGGGTATCTGCAGACTAAAACCGCAGGTACCGGGACTAAGTGAAAACATCACCGTGAAAAGGATTGTAGGAAGATATTTAGAACACGGAAGAATATTTATTTTTCAATATCCGACCCAAACGCTCGTTTATCTCGGCTCATCAGACTGGATGAACCGCAACATTTACCGCCGTATAGAAACTTGCTTTCCGCTGCTTGATCCGGCATTGGCACGTCAAATACAAGAGATGTTTGATATCCAGTTTTCGGACGACACCGAAGCTACATCACTGAATGACAAGGGGCAAAACCAAGCGATAGAAACACAGCATAAAAATGTTTCGCAACAGCAAATCCCTGATTATTTAAAAGCTAAAATGGAACAGTGTACCTATTCAATTAGGTAA
- the def gene encoding peptide deformylase, translated as MKLPIVAYGDPVLRKVAEEIDEDYPDLKKLIDDMFDTMYAAHGVGLAAPQIGLPIRMFVIDATPFAEDDEENKAMLQSFKKVFINPIMVEESGEKWAFGEGCLSIPDINEDVLRHRNIRINYLDENFEEHEMDLTGLAARVVQHEYDHIEGKLFTDKLSTLKKTMLKSRLDAISKGNIRVGYKMRFPQQKKKR; from the coding sequence ATGAAACTTCCGATAGTGGCGTATGGCGATCCTGTATTAAGAAAGGTCGCTGAAGAAATAGATGAAGACTATCCTGATTTAAAGAAATTGATTGATGACATGTTTGATACCATGTATGCGGCGCATGGTGTTGGCTTAGCGGCACCGCAGATAGGCTTGCCTATACGTATGTTCGTTATCGATGCAACCCCTTTTGCAGAAGATGATGAAGAAAATAAAGCAATGCTCCAATCGTTCAAAAAGGTTTTTATCAATCCCATCATGGTAGAAGAGTCTGGTGAAAAATGGGCTTTCGGAGAAGGATGCTTAAGTATCCCAGATATCAACGAGGATGTATTACGTCATCGGAATATCCGCATTAATTATCTGGATGAAAACTTTGAGGAACACGAAATGGATCTCACTGGTTTGGCGGCGCGTGTTGTTCAGCACGAATATGATCATATTGAAGGAAAGTTGTTTACCGATAAATTAAGTACGTTGAAAAAAACGATGTTGAAAAGCCGGCTGGATGCCATTTCGAAAGGAAATATCCGCGTTGGTTATAAAATGCGATTCCCACAGCAAAAGAAAAAGCGTTAG
- a CDS encoding SdiA-regulated domain-containing protein, whose protein sequence is MKKTTLHTTAILSLLSAILLACNPNNTTKENSNKLAYVQAEKSLSIPYTLSSGSKMSLPNELLEISGITFLPGQDDDIYAIQDEQGFLYKFNQPTQKVTFTPFGKDGDYEDISISNTHFFILKSNGSIYSFPIAEKDNIKNVFEQKNLLPKGEYEGLFIDRESNQAYVLCKECKVDRKQPQTSGYIFSIDENSQFQPKGEFSIQLDELRAFDTKIKKTFKPSALAKKADSKEWYILSSVDKALVVTDENFRVKSLFPLDRKIFPQPEGINFDSKLNLYVSSEAGNQDKGIIYKFEKQ, encoded by the coding sequence ATGAAAAAAACCACCCTACATACAACTGCTATCTTAAGTCTATTATCGGCTATTTTACTTGCCTGCAACCCAAATAATACAACCAAAGAAAACAGCAACAAACTAGCTTATGTTCAAGCTGAAAAATCACTAAGCATTCCCTACACATTATCTTCGGGCAGCAAGATGAGTTTACCTAACGAATTACTGGAAATATCAGGGATCACCTTTCTTCCGGGGCAGGATGATGATATTTATGCCATTCAGGATGAACAGGGCTTTCTATATAAGTTTAACCAGCCCACACAAAAAGTCACCTTCACCCCTTTTGGGAAAGATGGCGACTATGAAGATATCTCGATAAGCAATACACATTTCTTTATCTTAAAGAGTAATGGCAGCATATATTCTTTTCCTATTGCAGAAAAGGATAATATAAAAAATGTTTTCGAACAGAAGAATTTACTTCCAAAAGGAGAATACGAAGGGCTTTTTATCGATCGCGAAAGTAACCAGGCATATGTATTATGTAAGGAATGCAAGGTCGATAGAAAGCAGCCACAAACCTCTGGATACATCTTTTCAATTGACGAAAACAGTCAATTCCAGCCGAAAGGAGAATTTTCAATTCAGCTTGATGAGCTTCGTGCTTTTGATACTAAAATCAAAAAGACCTTTAAACCATCAGCTTTAGCAAAAAAAGCGGATAGTAAAGAGTGGTACATCTTATCTTCGGTAGACAAAGCTCTTGTTGTGACGGATGAGAATTTTCGTGTAAAATCGCTCTTTCCATTAGACCGGAAGATCTTTCCTCAACCCGAAGGTATTAACTTTGATTCTAAACTGAATCTTTATGTCAGCAGCGAAGCTGGCAATCAGGATAAAGGGATCATTTATAAATTTGAAAAACAATAG
- a CDS encoding BamA/TamA family outer membrane protein — translation MQKVVPFFLIFLVSHAYSQQKHTGLHTNQGTPFAQTFIKDSINVIANAKYGKASKFKKFFLGENYRKEWAAETTLPLIQLSTLYGGLRPVKQGGGMQSVSLRLIDSMGREWALRSVNKRTESLIPEELHGTFVQDVLDDATSAQHPYSALMIPALANAVNVAHAHPIIGVVAQDSLLGEYAPLFEHTVALLEEREPLGDSDNSPKTVRKLQEDNDDNFKAKAYLRARMLDVLVSDWDRHEDQWRWYDENQDSTDQDKDYIPIPRDRDQALRVTQGFLMKDIYQQFVNPVMQGFTTGIPDIRYSLFKSRFLNAHPSNQLSHKEWTKEVKQFVTRLTDSVLWQSVHSLPQSSITIRGEQIFKTLQSRRDALPTAMEEYYNFINNIVDIHLSDKNEKVEIWSTGSKNLKVKVSKINKVGKVTKTLMDKTYKNTLTKEIRLYLGDGKDSVFIDNAQSPIKLRIIGDSTPKTYTINQSRSRIQLYENTKNSVMLGEKKKIKLHYAQDSINTQFVPVNLYNTWLPLVTAGYNADDGISLGLGAAYTHQRGFRKSPFSYRQQLTVATAFRTGAYKIHYRGEWTAAAGDADIVIDALAKAPDNTQNFFGVGNNSPFLKEQYGAKYYRSRFNIFNINPQLRWKPSSTLNVAVGPHIQFYHLDPNENEDRFILNPQALHSYDSLSITKDKAFAGINAFLTQDSRNRKINPSKGIYIKADLNSYFGLNQYSKNSVQLNAAITGYFSVLHEGIIFANRTGGGAVVGNPTFYQYLFLGGHENLRGFRQYRFAGQQMLYNNLEARLKIKDVKSYVLPGEFGLMGMYDIGKVWAKGYNSGKFHQGVGGGVYYIVADALPLHFVMTRSDEGWYPYFSTGFRF, via the coding sequence ATGCAAAAGGTCGTACCATTCTTTCTTATTTTTCTTGTTAGTCATGCTTATTCACAGCAAAAGCATACAGGGTTGCATACGAATCAGGGCACACCCTTTGCTCAAACCTTCATTAAGGACAGTATAAATGTCATAGCAAACGCAAAATATGGTAAAGCCAGTAAATTTAAAAAGTTCTTCCTCGGCGAAAACTACCGCAAAGAATGGGCTGCAGAAACCACTCTGCCCTTGATTCAACTTTCCACATTATATGGCGGTTTGCGTCCTGTTAAACAAGGCGGTGGGATGCAATCGGTTTCTTTAAGGCTAATAGATTCTATGGGAAGGGAATGGGCGCTGCGATCGGTCAATAAAAGAACTGAATCCCTTATACCGGAAGAATTACACGGTACCTTTGTGCAGGATGTATTGGATGACGCCACTAGTGCTCAGCATCCCTATTCCGCGCTGATGATCCCTGCCTTGGCCAATGCGGTAAACGTCGCACATGCTCATCCCATCATTGGCGTTGTAGCACAAGATAGTCTATTAGGCGAATATGCTCCGCTTTTTGAACATACAGTAGCTCTACTGGAGGAGCGTGAACCGCTCGGAGATTCAGACAATAGTCCTAAAACTGTGCGAAAGTTGCAGGAAGATAATGACGACAATTTTAAAGCCAAAGCGTACCTACGCGCAAGGATGTTGGATGTGCTGGTCAGTGATTGGGACCGACATGAGGATCAATGGCGATGGTACGATGAGAATCAGGATAGCACAGATCAGGATAAAGACTATATTCCTATTCCCCGCGATCGCGACCAGGCACTGCGTGTCACGCAAGGTTTTCTAATGAAAGACATCTATCAGCAATTCGTCAATCCAGTCATGCAAGGATTCACAACGGGCATTCCCGACATTCGCTATTCTCTTTTCAAATCCCGCTTCTTAAATGCTCATCCGAGCAACCAGCTCTCCCACAAGGAATGGACCAAAGAGGTGAAGCAATTTGTTACACGCCTCACAGATTCGGTGTTATGGCAATCCGTACACAGCCTCCCACAGTCGTCCATTACTATTCGTGGAGAACAAATCTTCAAAACACTTCAAAGCCGCCGTGATGCACTGCCCACTGCGATGGAAGAGTATTACAATTTTATCAATAACATTGTCGATATTCATCTCAGCGACAAAAACGAAAAAGTAGAAATATGGAGCACCGGAAGTAAAAACTTAAAAGTCAAAGTTTCGAAGATCAACAAAGTAGGCAAAGTCACCAAAACTTTGATGGACAAAACCTACAAAAATACCCTGACAAAAGAGATTCGCCTCTATTTAGGTGATGGAAAAGATTCTGTTTTCATCGACAATGCACAATCTCCCATCAAACTAAGAATTATAGGCGATAGCACACCAAAGACTTATACTATCAATCAGAGCAGATCAAGGATACAGCTTTACGAAAACACTAAAAATTCTGTTATGCTCGGTGAAAAGAAGAAAATAAAGCTTCATTATGCCCAAGATAGCATCAACACGCAATTTGTTCCGGTAAACCTCTACAATACCTGGCTTCCCTTGGTTACTGCAGGTTATAATGCAGACGACGGTATTTCCCTCGGACTCGGAGCAGCTTACACACATCAGCGTGGCTTTAGAAAAAGCCCCTTTAGCTATAGGCAACAGCTCACCGTAGCAACCGCCTTTCGCACCGGAGCATATAAAATTCACTATAGAGGCGAATGGACTGCTGCCGCCGGCGATGCTGATATAGTTATCGATGCCTTAGCGAAAGCTCCCGACAACACACAGAATTTCTTCGGCGTAGGAAATAACTCACCATTTTTAAAGGAGCAGTATGGTGCAAAATATTACCGAAGTAGATTTAATATCTTCAATATCAATCCACAGTTAAGATGGAAACCTTCATCCACGCTAAACGTTGCCGTAGGTCCACATATCCAATTTTATCACTTAGATCCTAATGAGAATGAAGATCGATTTATTCTAAATCCTCAGGCTTTACATTCTTACGATAGCTTGTCAATTACCAAAGACAAAGCTTTTGCAGGTATCAATGCTTTTTTAACACAAGACTCACGTAATCGAAAGATTAATCCAAGTAAGGGAATCTATATCAAAGCCGATTTGAATTCTTATTTTGGACTCAATCAGTATTCAAAAAATTCGGTGCAGTTAAATGCTGCTATCACTGGATATTTTAGTGTACTCCATGAAGGCATTATATTCGCCAACAGAACGGGCGGGGGAGCAGTTGTCGGAAATCCTACATTCTATCAATATTTATTTCTAGGCGGTCACGAAAACCTTAGAGGGTTTCGCCAATATCGATTTGCAGGACAGCAGATGCTTTATAATAATTTGGAGGCACGTCTTAAAATAAAGGATGTCAAGAGCTATGTTCTTCCGGGTGAATTCGGACTCATGGGCATGTACGACATTGGTAAAGTATGGGCAAAAGGCTATAATAGTGGTAAGTTTCATCAAGGTGTGGGCGGGGGCGTATATTATATCGTCGCAGATGCGCTTCCATTGCATTTTGTGATGACAAGATCGGATGAAGGCTGGTACCCTTATTTCAGTACAGGTTTCCGCTTCTAA
- a CDS encoding Pycsar system effector family protein, with protein sequence MIDYAQLLKQVEEYAENYITENISVCHCFHNTIHTRSVVSAAEEILRYYQLGAEEHFIVISAAYFHDLGYVQSDNAIGHEKRSVEIALEFLREKAIPQGVQEKIKGCILATRMPQDPTNLLEQILCDADLFHFGSDDFVTRNKLMKAEAEAVLGKEIDKDVWRAGTIKLLMSHHYHTEYAQQKLNAKKEMNLKELEKKQEKSIKKNKEDKKDKEKSGKPERGIETMFRITSSNNQRLSDMADNKANILLTVNSIILSVVIAVLFRKLDANEHLIIPTIILTTAVVATMVMAILSTIPKIPSGKFSKEEIEQKSVNLLFFGNFYKMKLDDYNEGMQKVMVDSEFLYGMLTKDVYSQGVVLGRKYKLLRYAYGVFMFGLVISVVSFIGATLL encoded by the coding sequence ATGATAGATTACGCTCAGCTTTTAAAACAGGTAGAAGAATATGCTGAAAATTATATTACAGAAAATATTTCAGTCTGCCACTGCTTCCATAATACGATACACACACGTTCCGTTGTGAGTGCGGCGGAGGAAATTTTGCGGTATTACCAATTAGGAGCGGAGGAGCACTTTATTGTTATTAGCGCAGCCTACTTTCATGATCTTGGGTATGTTCAATCCGACAATGCCATTGGCCATGAAAAGAGAAGTGTCGAAATTGCCTTGGAATTTCTGAGAGAAAAAGCTATACCGCAGGGTGTACAGGAAAAAATTAAAGGTTGTATTTTAGCAACTCGAATGCCTCAGGATCCAACAAACCTGCTTGAGCAAATTCTCTGCGATGCTGACTTATTTCATTTTGGAAGTGATGATTTTGTTACTAGAAATAAACTTATGAAAGCAGAAGCGGAAGCGGTGTTAGGAAAAGAGATTGACAAAGATGTATGGCGAGCCGGTACGATAAAACTCCTAATGAGCCATCATTACCATACTGAATATGCACAACAAAAGCTTAATGCCAAAAAGGAGATGAATTTAAAGGAACTGGAAAAAAAACAAGAGAAATCCATCAAGAAAAACAAAGAAGATAAGAAAGACAAAGAGAAAAGTGGCAAGCCTGAACGCGGAATAGAGACTATGTTCCGGATTACTTCATCAAACAATCAACGATTAAGTGATATGGCAGACAATAAGGCTAATATTTTATTAACCGTCAATTCTATTATCCTTTCCGTCGTGATTGCTGTCTTATTTCGGAAACTAGATGCCAACGAGCACCTTATTATCCCAACAATTATCTTAACAACGGCCGTGGTAGCAACCATGGTCATGGCAATATTGTCAACAATCCCCAAAATTCCCTCTGGTAAATTCTCAAAAGAGGAAATCGAACAAAAATCAGTCAATCTGCTCTTTTTTGGGAATTTTTACAAGATGAAACTCGACGACTACAACGAAGGCATGCAGAAGGTAATGGTCGATTCGGAATTTCTATATGGCATGCTTACCAAGGATGTTTATTCGCAAGGTGTGGTATTAGGCCGAAAATACAAACTTCTACGATACGCATATGGAGTTTTTATGTTTGGACTTGTGATATCAGTCGTTTCTTTTATCGGAGCCACCCTACTTTAA
- a CDS encoding trimeric intracellular cation channel family protein: MITDANYFYLSDLLGTLFFAISGTLSAKRKDIDIFGAAFLGFVTAIGGGSMRDIFLNLRPVWVNDSNYLIAIFIGILIAIIFNRQLYGYYRTLTLFDAIGISFFTILGVQKSLNYESNTYAAIIFGMFTAVCGGMTRDVLLNETPLIFKKEVYATACLGGGLIYILLVHLDLDVSWAAFIGAAVVFFIRMTAVKYRLYLPRLD; the protein is encoded by the coding sequence ATGATTACAGATGCCAACTATTTTTATCTAAGCGATTTGCTTGGCACTTTATTTTTTGCAATATCAGGTACCCTGTCAGCAAAACGTAAGGATATTGATATTTTTGGAGCGGCCTTTTTAGGTTTTGTTACGGCCATTGGTGGGGGATCTATGCGGGACATTTTTTTAAATCTGCGCCCAGTCTGGGTAAATGACAGCAATTATCTCATTGCTATCTTCATCGGAATTTTAATCGCCATTATTTTCAATAGACAATTGTATGGTTATTATCGTACATTAACACTTTTTGATGCCATCGGAATTAGCTTTTTTACCATATTAGGGGTGCAAAAATCACTCAACTACGAGAGTAATACCTATGCTGCCATTATCTTTGGAATGTTTACCGCAGTATGTGGAGGCATGACACGCGATGTCCTCTTAAATGAGACACCGCTCATCTTTAAGAAAGAAGTATATGCTACCGCCTGTTTAGGTGGTGGCCTCATATATATTTTATTGGTGCATCTTGATCTCGATGTTTCATGGGCAGCCTTTATCGGAGCTGCAGTTGTATTTTTTATACGAATGACAGCCGTTAAATATCGTTTATACTTACCTCGCCTGGATTGA
- the miaA gene encoding tRNA (adenosine(37)-N6)-dimethylallyltransferase MiaA — MIDRLNPILSLLEQQAVPKEKVIVILGPTASGKTKLAVQLAQHIDAEIISADSRQIYRRMDIGTGKDLSEYQDIPYHLIDIHEPGRRYNLGNFIADFRKAQQSILEKGKHTILCGGTGLYIQSVIQENPYALIPSIEGFKESLLAYPETELLARLQEYTLPVNFQIDLSTKKRIIRAIEILAFLENHPDHIVQQQAVDSIVIGLNPPVETRRSHISQRLEQRLKEGFLEEVEKLLAEGITHEQLQYYGLEYKYASLHLLGQLDYTAFITKLETEIHRYAKRQMTYFRKMEKDGIMIHWV, encoded by the coding sequence GTGATAGACAGATTAAATCCTATACTTTCTCTTTTGGAGCAGCAGGCTGTTCCAAAGGAGAAAGTTATCGTTATCTTAGGGCCTACAGCTTCTGGAAAAACGAAACTTGCCGTCCAACTGGCCCAACACATTGATGCTGAAATCATCAGTGCTGATTCACGCCAAATCTATCGAAGAATGGACATCGGTACGGGAAAAGACCTATCGGAATACCAAGATATTCCCTATCATCTTATCGACATACATGAACCGGGAAGACGCTACAATCTCGGAAATTTTATTGCTGACTTCCGTAAAGCCCAACAATCCATTCTAGAAAAGGGAAAACATACCATCCTGTGTGGTGGTACTGGTTTATATATTCAAAGTGTAATCCAAGAAAATCCCTATGCGCTGATCCCATCAATCGAAGGCTTCAAGGAGTCATTACTTGCATATCCCGAGACGGAGCTGTTAGCACGTCTTCAGGAATATACACTACCTGTGAACTTTCAAATCGATCTTTCGACTAAAAAACGTATCATCCGAGCAATAGAAATATTAGCGTTTTTAGAGAATCACCCCGATCACATCGTGCAGCAACAAGCAGTAGATAGCATTGTTATCGGATTAAATCCGCCTGTGGAAACTAGACGTTCGCACATTAGCCAACGACTAGAACAACGCTTGAAAGAAGGCTTTTTAGAAGAAGTGGAGAAATTATTGGCCGAAGGAATCACACACGAGCAACTGCAGTATTATGGTCTGGAATATAAATATGCCTCGCTACATCTGCTTGGGCAGCTCGATTACACTGCTTTCATCACAAAACTGGAGACCGAAATACACCGCTATGCTAAACGGCAAATGACTTATTTCCGTAAAATGGAAAAAGATGGCATAATGATCCATTGGGTTTAA